One window of the Salvia miltiorrhiza cultivar Shanhuang (shh) chromosome 6, IMPLAD_Smil_shh, whole genome shotgun sequence genome contains the following:
- the LOC130990416 gene encoding uncharacterized protein LOC130990416 yields MNARGKTKDTNKSREELNLFCCRPELQGNSATGKYPKAVYMLDNDDKSIILKWIEELRFPDEYVSNLGRCVNLSTLQMFGIKSHDCHVMMQRILPIAFKELLPINVWKAITDLCLYFKELTSPNLQVDNLRQMHQNIPVILCKLERIFPPSFFDSMEHLPIHLAYEALLAGPDHIQTIQRNIPRNLVGASSSGIEDHPHMLTIFKNIGRVFGKNSSRFLQKEEYDAAHLYVLNNCPEVTNTYTGLFFDEIKYKFPRITANQLQIKFDTEFANWFKSYVGDPSNEIDNIYLRHLSLGPLQRVTCYQGFYVNGFKFQTVEYGSRNKTDNGGICVKGSVLGGVQQDYYGRLLEVVILEYPGLPTKKTTLFKCQWFDPSPTWTFVDREFKLVSINQTHLYNKYEPFVLASQAIQVYYCTYPSKNVTRRNWLAACKVKARSLVEVSSNETSLPFQEELFTQVHHTIIDDDPIPVHPDGGLVDMVEDEDEDEDAIHESILETSSSEADDLDDIE; encoded by the exons ATGAATGCTAGAGGCAAAACAAAAGACACTAACAAATCCCGCGAAGAATTAAATCTTTTTTGTTGCAGGCCTGAATTGCAAGGCAACAGTGCTACTGGTAAGTATCCAAAGGCTGTTTATATGCTCGATAATGATGACAAAAGTATTATTTTGAAGTGGATTGAAGAACTCCGATTTCCTGATGAATATGTTTCAAATTTGGGGAGATGTGTGAATTTGAGCACTCTGCAAATGTTTGGAATAAAGAGCCATGATTGTCATGTGATGATGCAACGGATATTGCCTATTGCCTTCAAAGAACTTCTTCCGATTAATGTGTGGAAGGCAATAACAGATTTGTGTCTATATTTTAAAGAATTGACATCACCAAATCTTCAAGTTGATAATCTTCGGCAAATGCATCAAAATATTCCAGTAATTCTCTGTAAATTGGAACGCATTTTTCCACCCAGTTTCTTTGACTCAATGGAACATCTCCCAATCCATTTGGCATATGAAGCATTGTTGGCAGGGCCAG ATCATATTCAAACTATACAACGAAATATTCCAAGAAACCTTGTTGGTGCATCATCTAGTGGTATTGAAGATCACCCACATATGTTGACTATTTTCAAGAATATTGGTAGAGTATTTGGGAAGAATTCGTCAAGGTTTTTGCAAAAAGAAGAGTATGATGCTGCACATTTGTATGTCCTTAACAATTGCCCAGAGGTTACAAACACATACACTGGGTTATTCTTTGAtgaaatcaaatataaattcCCAAGGATCACGGCCAATCAGCTCCAAATCAAGTTTGATACTGAGTTTGCCAATTGGTTCAAATCATAT GTTGGAGATCCAAGCAATGAAATTGACAACATATACTTGCGTCATTTGTCGTTGGGGCCATTACAAAGGGTGACATGTTATCAAGGTTTTTATGTCAATGGATTTAAATTTCAGACAGTGGAATACGGGTCGAGAAACAAAACTGACAATGGTGGAATTTGTGTAAAGGGGTCGGTGTTAGGTGGAGTTCAACAAGATTATTATGGGCGTTTGTTGGAGGTTGTGATTTTGGAGTATCCTGGGCTACCAACCAAAAAAACCACTTTGTTCAAGTGTCAATGGTTTGACCCTTCTCCAACTTGGACGTTTGTGGATCGAGAATTTAAGTTGGTTTCCATCAACCAAACTCATTTATACAATAAATATGAACCATTTGTCCTAGCATCACAAGCTATTCAAGTTTATTACTGCACATACCCAAGTAAAAATGTGACTAGGCGAAACTGGTTGGCAGCTTGCAAAGTGAAGGCAAGATCGCTAGTAGAAGTTTCGAGCAATGAAACTTCTTTGCCTTTCCAAGAGGAGTTGTTTACCCAAGTACATCATACAATAATAGATGATGATCCAATTCCCGTTCATCCTGATGGTGGCTTGGTAGACATGGTAGAGGATgaggatgaagatgaagatgcaATTCATGAAAGCATTCTGGAAACATCATCCTCTGAAGCTGATGATTTAGATGATATAGAATAg
- the LOC130988291 gene encoding uncharacterized protein LOC130988291, with amino-acid sequence MRMHFKKGQFDGRAQTQGLEIHRRVEELRSTLGRDVTPDEVSQIYREVVTPDPKGRRLGLGIMSQMRSTGSTSTHSTCSSQFPSASVSAQIAQLQTELEQTQQREATLQATLQAEVQER; translated from the exons ATGAGGATGCACTTTAAGAAAGGACAGTTCGATGGACGGGCACAGACTCAGGGT CTTGAGATACATCGTCGAGTCGAGGAGTTACGCTCTACTCTTGGACGAGATGTCACTCCAGATGAGGTCAGTCAGATCTATAGGGAGGTGGTGACGCCAGATCCGAAGGGGCGTAGACTCGGATTGGGCATTATGTCTCAGATGCGTTCCACTGGTTCGACGAGCACTCATTCGACGTGCTCGTCTCAATTTCCTTCAGCATCAGTCTCAGCTCAGATTGCACAGCTCCAGACAGAGTTAGAGCAGACACAACAGAGAGAGGCTACTCTACAGGCTACTCTACAGGCTGAGGTGCAGGAGCGATGA
- the LOC130988292 gene encoding uncharacterized protein LOC130988292 has product MSSILSSQSVVLATAMAVSGTVILLAARRLQKPPSTTAHFPLLPSCIIPSSDEGKKRKKKKKVHFAEDVVDPIGNSEEYRKSHKANLNKYSNSTTLNKGRKIQEMPANRLALYNGMLRDRVLHKVAYACS; this is encoded by the exons ATGTCTTCGATTCTGTCATCACAGAGCGTGGTGTTGGCCACCGCCATGGCAGTTTCCGGCACAGTGATTCTGCTCGCCGCTCGCCGCCTCCAAAAGCCGCCGTCGACGACTGCCCATTTTCCACTGCTACCATCTTGCATCATTCCTTCCTCAG ATGAAGggaagaaaaggaagaagaagaagaaggtgcACTTTGCAGAAGATGTGGTGGACCCAATTGGGAATAGTGAAGAATACCGGAAATCACATAAGGCTAATCTCAATAAATATTCAAATTCAACCACTTTAAATAAAGGTAGGAAAATTCAAGAAATGCCAGCCAATAGATTGGCCCTTTACAATGGCATGTTGAGAGATAGAGTCCTCCACAAGGTTGCATATGCATGTTCATGA
- the LOC130988293 gene encoding phospholipase D alpha 1-like, translated as MAQMLLHGDLHATIYEVDKLHIGAVGLFFRKAVEGVEQVLGLGETASKMYATIDLERARVGRTRLLDQTAKPRWYESFHIYCAHMASEVVFSVKFSKAVGAELIGRAYTPASDLLRGDEIDTWLPILDTNRKPIDGNPKIHVKLHFFDVIRERFYAAGLKTPSFPGVPYTFFSQRKGCKVTLYQDAHIPDAFVPRIPLSGGMFYEPHRCWEDVFDAISNAKHFIYITGWSVYTEITLVRDTRRPKSGGDATLGKLLIKKADEGVRVLMLVWDDRTSVGIFKTDGLMVTHDEETFNYFNGTKVNCVLCGRNPDDGATFVQNIAIGTMFTHHQKTVVVDAAMPGTGDETRRLVSFVGGIDLCDGRYDTQFHSLFRTLATAHHDDFHQGNIEGATIAKGGPREPWHDIHCKLEGPVAWDVLFNFEQRWRKQGGKDLLLELNDLQSIIIPPSPVTFLDDAETWNVQVFRSIDGGAAFGFPETPEEAAKSGLVSGKDNIIDRSIQDAYIHGIRRANRFLYIENQYFLGSSFAWNSTDINDADVEALHVIPREISLKIASKIERGEPFRVYVVLPMWPEGFPASASVQAILDWQRRTMQMMYTDIVQTLKAKGIVANPRDYLTFFCLGNREVKKPGEYEPAQKPDPNSDYGRAQANRRAMIYVHSKMMIVDDEYIIVGSANINERSMAGSRDSEIAMGAYQPHHLSRGEPARGQVHGFRMALWYEHTGMLDNSFSYPESLECIQKVNGVAEANWNLYSRDGVERDLPGHLLTYPVGVASDGTITELPGTENFPDTNARVLGTKSGYLPPILTT; from the exons ATGGCGCAGATGCTACTCCATGGAGATCTTCATGCAACTATCTATGAGGTCGACAAACTGCATATTGGtgccgttggtttgtttttccGAAAG GCAGTGGAAGGCGTGGAGCAGGTGCTGGGGCTGGGCGAGACGGCGTCGAAGATGTACGCGACGATAGACCTGGAGCGAGCCCGCGTGGGTCGCACTCGCCTCCTTGACCAGACCGCGAAGCCCCGCTGGTACGAGTCCTTCCACATCTACTGCGCCCACATGGCCTCCGAGGTCGTCTTCTCCGTCAAGTTCAGCAAGGCCGTCGGCGCCGAGCTCATCGGCCGCGCCTACACCCCCGCCTCCGACCTCCTCCGCGGCGACGAGATCGACACCTGGCTCCCCATCCTCGACACCAACCGCAAGCCCATCGACGGCAACCCCAAGATCCACGTCAAGCTCCACTTCTTCGACGTCATCCGCGAGCGCTTCTACGCCGCCGGCCTCAAGACCCCCTCCTTCCCGGGCGTCCCCTACACCTTCTTCTCCCAGCGGAAAGGCTGCAAGGTCACGCTCTACCAAGACGCCCACATCCCCGACGCCTTCGTCCCCCGGATTCCCCTCTCCGGCGGCATGTTCTACGAGCCCCACCGCTGCTGGGAGGATGTCTTCGACGCCATCTCCAACGCCAAGCACTTCATCTACATCACCGGTTGGTCCGTCTACACCGAGATCACGCTCGTGAGGGACACGCGCCGCCCCAAGTCTGGCGGCGACGCCACCCTCGGGAAGCTGCTCATCAAGAAGGCCGACGAGGGCGTCCGCGTGCTGATGCTGGTGTGGGACGACCGGACTTCCGTCGGCATCTTCAAAACGGACGGCTTGATGGTGACTCACGATGAGGAGACTTTCAACTATTTCAATGGCACCAAGGTGAATTGCGTGCTGTGTGGGCGCAACCCCGACGACGGCGCCACCTTCGTGCAGAACATCGCCATCGGGACCATGTTCACGCATCATCAGAAGACGGTGGTGGTGGACGCCGCCATGCCCGGCACGGGCGACGAGACGAGGAGGCTCGTGAGCTTCGTGGGCGGGATCGACCTCTGCGACGGCCGCTACGACACGCAGTTCCACTCCCTGTTCCGGACGCTGGCCACCGCCCACCACGACGATTTCCACCAAGGGAACATCGAGGGCGCCACCATCGCGAAAGGCGGGCCGAGGGAGCCGTGGCACGACATACACTGTAAGCTAGAAGGCCCCGTCGCGTGGGACGTCCTGTTCAACTTCGAGCAGAGGTGGAGGAAGCAAGGAGGGAAGGACTTGCTCCTCGAGCTCAACGACCTCCAGAGCATCATCATCCCTCCGTCTCCGGTGACGTTCCTCGACGACGCGGAGACGTGGAACGTGCAGGTGTTCCGTTCCATTGACGGTGGGGCGGCCTTCGGGTTCCCGGAGACACCCGAGGAGGCGGCCAAGTCCGGGCTGGTGAGCGGCAAGGACAACATCATCGATCGAAGCATACAGGACGCGTACATCCACGGTATTCGCAGGGCAAACAGATTCCTGTACATCGAGAATCAGTACTTTCTAGGCAGCTCCTTCGCATGGAACTCCACAGACATAAACGATGCGGATGTGGAAGCGCTGCACGTGATCCCGAGGGAGATCTCGCTGAAAATCGCGTCCAAGATCGAGAGGGGGGAGCCCTTTAGAGTGTACGTGGTGCTGCCCATGTGGCCGGAGGGCTTCCCGGCCAGCGCGTCGGTTCAGGCCATTCTGGACTGGCAGAGAAGAACGATGCAGATGATGTACACTGACATAGTCCAAACCCTTAAAGCCAAGGGAATCGTAGCCAACCCCAGGGACTACTTGACCTTCTTCTGCCTCGGCAACAGGGAGGTGAAGAAGCCCGGGGAATACGAGCCTGCCCAGAAGCCTGACCCTAACTCAGACTACGGCAGGGCTCAGGCCAACAGGAGGGCCATGATCTACGTCCACTCCAAGATGATGATCG TGGACGATGAGTATATAATCGTGGGATCGGCGAACATCAACGAGAGGTCGATGGCAGGGTCGAGGGACTCGGAGATCGCGATGGGGGCGTACCAGCCGCACCATCTGTCGAGAGGGGAGCCGGCGCGAGGGCAGGTGCATGGGTTCCGAATGGCGCTGTGGTACGAGCACACAGGGATGCTGGACAACTCGTTTAGCTATCCGGAGAGCTTGGAGTGCATTCAGAAGGTGAACGGGGTAGCCGAGGCCAACTGGAATCTCTACTCGCGAGACGGGGTCGAGAGGGACCTGCCCGGCCACTTGCTCACATATCCCGTCGGAGTCGCCTCCGACGGGACTATAACGGAGCTGCCGGGGACCGAGAATTTCCCGGATACCAACGCTCGAGTTCTTGGAACCAAGTCTGGTTACTTACCTCCAATTCTTACAACCTAA